A genomic window from Elusimicrobiota bacterium includes:
- a CDS encoding response regulator transcription factor: MSDQRSRRTLVVEDDPEMRMIYGALLQSLSEEGFTALFAEDAERALEILRSQDVDLVMLDWGLPGISGEALLRALRANLRTRSLGVLMVTGRNDLTDELHALDIGADDYLAKPFEEDELLARLRSLGRRLDADADRRLEVSYPGFEFEFRSSLLRVEGKPVQLTAKERDLLGIFLRRPNFAHGTAELWEELWGYRSDHWESRLFVTLASLRRKLGEGWGGRLQRDAGGGFVFRLETAPPGP, translated from the coding sequence ATGAGCGACCAGAGATCGCGGCGGACCCTCGTCGTCGAGGACGACCCCGAGATGCGGATGATCTACGGCGCGCTGCTCCAGTCCCTCTCGGAGGAGGGCTTCACCGCTCTCTTCGCCGAGGACGCGGAGCGGGCGCTGGAGATCCTGCGCTCCCAGGACGTGGACCTCGTGATGCTCGACTGGGGCTTGCCGGGCATCTCCGGAGAGGCTTTGCTCCGGGCCCTGCGCGCGAACCTGAGGACGCGGTCCCTCGGCGTCCTCATGGTCACCGGGCGCAACGACCTCACCGACGAGCTCCACGCGCTCGATATCGGGGCGGACGACTATCTGGCCAAGCCTTTCGAGGAGGACGAGCTCCTCGCCCGGCTCCGGAGCCTGGGCCGCAGGCTCGACGCGGACGCCGACCGGCGGCTCGAGGTGTCGTATCCCGGCTTCGAGTTCGAGTTCCGCTCCAGCCTGCTCCGCGTCGAGGGAAAGCCCGTTCAGCTGACCGCGAAGGAGCGGGACCTTCTCGGGATATTCCTGCGCCGGCCGAACTTCGCCCACGGGACCGCGGAGCTTTGGGAGGAGTTATGGGGCTACCGGTCGGATCACTGGGAAAGCCGGCTTTTCGTCACGCTGGCCTCGCTGAGGAGGAAGCTCGGGGAGGGGTGGGGCGGGCGCCTCCAGCGCGACGCGGGCGGGGGCTTCGTCTTCCGCCTCGAGACGGCGCCGCCCGGGCCGTGA
- a CDS encoding response regulator, which translates to MPERTYTTYDIARFCDVYPSSVMHWINGGKLRAHQTAGGHHRVTREDLIDLLVRLNMRLPAELVTRKRILVVDDEKETAELIARAFSQHPDFDVETCADGINALIRIGSRPPDLVILDIVIPKMDGIQVCRVLKEKPETRGIKIIAVSGQKLPFSGKKLVDLKIDGFFRKPLDLVELTGRAVELLRGPSAPSRSARAER; encoded by the coding sequence ATGCCCGAAAGAACCTACACGACTTACGACATCGCCCGATTCTGCGACGTATATCCCTCGAGCGTCATGCATTGGATCAACGGCGGGAAGCTGCGCGCGCACCAGACCGCCGGCGGCCACCACCGCGTGACGCGCGAAGACCTGATCGATCTCCTCGTCCGCCTCAACATGAGGCTCCCGGCCGAGCTCGTCACGCGCAAGCGCATCCTGGTCGTCGACGATGAAAAAGAGACGGCCGAGCTCATCGCCCGGGCGTTCTCGCAGCATCCCGATTTCGACGTGGAGACCTGCGCCGACGGCATCAACGCGCTGATACGCATCGGGAGCCGGCCGCCCGACCTGGTCATACTCGACATCGTCATCCCGAAGATGGACGGCATCCAGGTGTGCCGGGTCCTCAAGGAAAAACCCGAGACCAGAGGCATCAAGATCATCGCCGTCAGCGGCCAGAAGCTGCCCTTCAGCGGGAAGAAGCTCGTGGACCTTAAGATCGACGGGTTCTTCCGCAAGCCTCTCGACCTCGTGGAGCTGACGGGGCGCGCCGTCGAGCTCCTGAGAGGGCCGTCTGCGCCGTCCCGGTCCGCGCGAGCGGAGCGCTGA
- a CDS encoding thiamine pyrophosphate-binding protein has translation MPEANTVAELILGQLKREGVRTVYGIPGGPATPLFDAFHGEPGLRLVAPRHEAGAAFMALGDARVTGRAGVCLLTTGPGATNAVTAVAAAKTDGLPVLVLTAQTSTASFGKGSLQDSTESGVDTVALFRPITKMSAMLANPAAAGTVLRQALRTAMTGRRGPVHLSVPTDLMLLPAAGAPLAPPQYRSEPRLFDREAVQRCARRLLDARRPGILAGHGVNLGGAQAELLELAELLSIPVATTPKGKGAFPETHPLSLRVFGLASSPLSERYLLSEGTDALLVVGSSLHENSTSGWDPRLGAGALMQQDVEPATIGRNYPVEVALAGDAKTTLRELLFELRRGLARGEAPPEGARGAFSRFKAGVPAYLDKDAMASDATPIKPQRLMSELDAALPEDALLFLDVGANTLWATHYLTATGRNAFIHNWGEFAAMGFGVAAAVGGKLAAPGRPVIAVVGDGGFAMAGMEVSTAVTENAPVVWVVLNDARLNAVHHGQTLQYKGRTMGTEFRRMDVAGVARALGAWSRRVVRPGDIGAAVADALASGRPAVVDVLVDAAEVPPIHSRVRSLDKLFVGGAV, from the coding sequence ATGCCCGAAGCGAACACCGTCGCGGAGCTCATCCTCGGCCAGCTGAAGCGCGAAGGCGTGCGCACGGTCTACGGCATCCCCGGGGGACCCGCGACCCCGCTGTTCGACGCGTTCCACGGCGAGCCCGGGCTGCGCCTGGTGGCCCCGCGGCACGAGGCCGGCGCCGCGTTCATGGCCTTGGGCGACGCGCGGGTGACCGGGCGGGCCGGAGTCTGCCTTCTGACGACGGGGCCGGGCGCGACCAACGCCGTCACCGCCGTGGCCGCGGCGAAGACCGACGGCCTCCCGGTCCTGGTCCTCACGGCGCAGACCTCGACGGCGTCGTTCGGGAAGGGCTCCCTTCAGGATTCGACGGAGAGCGGCGTCGACACCGTGGCGCTGTTCCGTCCGATCACGAAGATGAGCGCGATGCTGGCGAACCCCGCCGCCGCCGGGACCGTCCTGCGCCAGGCCCTGCGCACGGCGATGACGGGACGGCGCGGCCCCGTTCATCTCAGCGTCCCGACCGACCTCATGCTCCTTCCCGCCGCCGGCGCGCCCCTCGCGCCGCCGCAGTACCGCAGCGAGCCGCGCCTGTTCGACCGCGAGGCGGTCCAGCGCTGCGCCCGGCGCCTGCTCGACGCCCGGCGCCCGGGCATACTCGCCGGGCACGGCGTCAACCTCGGCGGCGCGCAGGCCGAGCTCCTCGAGCTGGCGGAGCTGCTGTCGATCCCGGTGGCGACCACGCCGAAGGGCAAGGGCGCGTTCCCGGAGACTCATCCGCTTTCCCTGCGCGTGTTCGGCCTGGCGAGCTCGCCCCTCTCCGAGCGCTATCTCCTGTCCGAGGGGACGGACGCGCTCCTGGTCGTCGGCAGCAGCCTGCACGAGAACTCGACCTCCGGCTGGGACCCGCGGCTCGGCGCCGGCGCGCTGATGCAGCAGGACGTCGAGCCGGCGACGATCGGCCGCAATTATCCCGTCGAGGTCGCGCTCGCGGGGGACGCGAAGACGACCTTGCGCGAGCTCCTCTTCGAGCTGCGCCGCGGCCTGGCGCGCGGCGAGGCGCCGCCGGAAGGCGCGCGGGGGGCCTTCTCGAGGTTCAAGGCGGGCGTCCCGGCCTACCTGGACAAGGACGCCATGGCCTCCGACGCGACGCCGATCAAGCCGCAGAGGCTCATGAGCGAGCTCGACGCGGCCCTCCCCGAGGACGCCCTGCTCTTCCTCGACGTCGGCGCCAACACCCTCTGGGCGACGCATTACCTGACCGCGACGGGACGCAACGCCTTCATCCACAACTGGGGGGAGTTCGCGGCGATGGGCTTCGGCGTGGCCGCCGCGGTCGGGGGCAAGCTCGCCGCGCCGGGCCGCCCGGTGATCGCCGTCGTGGGCGACGGAGGCTTCGCGATGGCGGGCATGGAGGTCTCGACGGCCGTGACCGAGAACGCCCCCGTCGTGTGGGTCGTCCTCAACGACGCGCGCCTCAACGCGGTGCACCACGGGCAGACCCTGCAGTACAAGGGCCGCACGATGGGCACCGAGTTCCGGCGCATGGACGTCGCGGGCGTCGCGCGGGCCCTGGGCGCCTGGTCGCGGCGCGTCGTCCGGCCCGGCGACATCGGGGCCGCGGTCGCCGACGCCCTGGCCTCGGGCCGCCCGGCGGTGGTCGACGTGCTCGTCGACGCCGCCGAGGTCCCGCCGATCCACTCGCGCGTCCGCTCGCTCGACAAGCTGTTCGTGGGAGGAGCCGTATGA
- a CDS encoding methyltransferase domain-containing protein, with product MRTEIPVSADRLIDEIMGYRKAKILMVAAYLDVFTPLESPRTAPALARALSLDARAVEILLDALTAVGYLRKRGRLYSNAPISSRYLVRGRPGYMGDNLKYQEMIWDAWGELRHSIGKGGAVRPLEYWLLRHKGFTQEYIRGMDNIARGPAAEIAAIAAPAPGSRLLDVGAGPGTYSLAFLRANPELRATLLDLPSTLKVTRRMLSEHPLLAARTRLKAGNYRDAVFGREEFDLVLLSHITHDESPEVNRRLIEESFRALKPGGRIIVHDFMLDADRVRPVFGALFSVHMLAYTEGGRTYSAVEYAKWLRRAGFTRLREHRIAVKSRNSSRIIIGVKEK from the coding sequence ATGAGAACCGAGATACCCGTTTCCGCCGACCGCCTGATCGACGAGATCATGGGCTACCGCAAAGCCAAGATCCTCATGGTGGCGGCGTACCTCGACGTCTTCACGCCGCTGGAATCACCGCGGACCGCGCCGGCGCTCGCGAGAGCGCTGTCTTTGGACGCCCGGGCCGTGGAGATACTGCTCGACGCGCTGACCGCCGTCGGCTACCTGCGCAAGCGAGGGCGGCTCTACTCCAACGCTCCGATCTCCTCCCGTTATCTGGTCCGGGGCCGGCCCGGCTATATGGGCGACAATCTGAAGTACCAAGAGATGATCTGGGACGCTTGGGGCGAGCTGCGGCATTCGATCGGCAAGGGCGGCGCGGTGCGCCCGCTCGAGTATTGGCTCCTGCGCCATAAGGGCTTCACGCAGGAGTATATCCGCGGGATGGACAACATCGCCCGCGGGCCCGCGGCGGAGATCGCCGCGATCGCCGCCCCCGCGCCCGGAAGCCGCCTGCTCGACGTCGGGGCGGGCCCCGGGACCTACAGCCTGGCGTTCCTCCGCGCGAACCCGGAGCTGCGCGCGACGCTCCTCGACCTGCCGAGCACGCTCAAGGTCACCCGCCGGATGCTCTCCGAGCACCCGCTCCTCGCCGCCCGGACGCGGCTGAAGGCGGGGAACTACCGCGACGCCGTCTTCGGCCGGGAGGAGTTCGATCTCGTCCTCCTCTCTCACATCACGCACGACGAGAGCCCCGAGGTCAACCGCCGCCTCATCGAGGAGAGCTTCCGGGCGCTGAAGCCCGGGGGGAGGATCATCGTCCACGACTTCATGCTCGACGCGGACCGGGTGCGGCCCGTTTTCGGGGCGCTGTTCTCGGTGCACATGCTCGCTTACACGGAGGGGGGGCGGACCTACAGCGCCGTGGAATACGCGAAATGGCTGCGCCGCGCCGGTTTTACGCGTCTTCGGGAGCATCGTATTGCGGTAAAATCCCGGAATAGCTCGCGGATCATCATCGGCGTCAAGGAAAAATAG